From the genome of Kaistella daneshvariae, one region includes:
- the paaZ gene encoding phenylacetic acid degradation bifunctional protein PaaZ, translated as MTKLKNYISGHWIEGSGNEIPLYNAVNGELVAISDTEGINFEQALDYGRTVGYKNLSSMTFYDRGEMLKKLALYLLERKKKYYDLSYKTGATHADSWVDIEGGFGTFFTYSGLAKRMLPNTPFWVDGDTQKISANGTFLGTHILTPSEGVSVQINAYNFPVWGMLEKLSTSLLAGVPSIVKPATPGSYLTNAVFQDMIESGILPEGAIQLVCGEPGNILDYVQDGDSVLFTGSASTGKKLKSLPSVSKNAVRFNMEADSLNASILGLDAKPGTPEFDLFIKEVRTEMTTKAGQKCTAIRRIIVPENLVGDVQSALSKALDQTKIGNPLSRETRMGSIVGKNEMAVLQEKINLLKAETELIYDGKHELVDASYENGAFISPKVFYNDKPFEKNISHEVEAFGPVSTLMPYRDADEAAALAKRGKGSLVGSIISHDEKFVAETSWKMASSHGRIFVLNRDNAKESTGHGSPLPTLMHGGPGRAGGGEEMGGLNGLHFFLQKTAIQGSPDILTAITKIYQQGADKKYSDKHPFNKYFEEVEIGDSLETAGRTVTEADIVNFSNVSWDHFYAHTDATSLNGTIFDKTVAHGYFILSAAAGLFVSGKKGPVIANYGLENASFFKPVYAGDTITVYLTAKEKINKGVKGRNIPSGVVKWLVEVVNQRDEIVCVATILTLVAKQSPFVELKVRSTQKMLNGLTENSERKFGMMSPQLMVEHLEEVLRNGFGSLQASDFPEIPADKLELLQDWIYTDQKIRPGAQYPLLKEGEEPQLRYKNLTEAKEKLLETLKEFLIYYRENPQAEHFHPRFGMLNKEMMELFHRKHFTHHFEQFGLI; from the coding sequence ATGACGAAACTAAAAAATTATATCAGCGGCCACTGGATCGAAGGTTCCGGAAACGAAATTCCATTATACAACGCGGTAAACGGCGAACTCGTCGCCATTTCCGATACTGAAGGAATCAATTTTGAGCAGGCACTGGATTACGGCAGAACAGTCGGTTACAAAAATCTCTCTTCCATGACTTTCTACGACCGCGGCGAAATGCTGAAAAAACTAGCACTTTATCTCCTGGAAAGAAAGAAAAAATACTACGATTTATCTTACAAAACCGGCGCAACGCACGCAGATTCCTGGGTAGACATCGAAGGCGGATTCGGAACATTTTTCACCTATTCCGGCTTGGCAAAACGCATGTTGCCAAACACTCCATTTTGGGTAGATGGGGACACGCAGAAAATTTCCGCAAACGGTACTTTTCTCGGCACACACATTCTTACGCCAAGCGAAGGCGTTTCCGTACAAATCAACGCGTATAATTTCCCGGTTTGGGGAATGCTGGAAAAGCTTTCAACGTCACTTCTCGCCGGAGTTCCCAGCATCGTAAAACCAGCCACGCCAGGTTCTTATTTAACCAACGCGGTTTTTCAGGATATGATAGAAAGCGGAATTTTGCCTGAAGGCGCAATTCAGCTTGTCTGTGGCGAGCCCGGAAATATTCTGGATTACGTTCAGGACGGTGATTCCGTACTTTTCACAGGTTCTGCTTCCACGGGAAAAAAACTGAAATCTTTACCGTCAGTTTCCAAAAATGCAGTCCGATTCAATATGGAAGCAGATTCATTAAATGCCTCAATTCTCGGCCTCGACGCAAAACCAGGCACTCCGGAATTTGATTTGTTCATCAAAGAAGTACGCACCGAAATGACAACGAAAGCCGGTCAAAAATGTACCGCCATCCGCAGAATTATCGTTCCCGAAAATCTGGTTGGAGACGTTCAGAGTGCTTTAAGCAAAGCTTTGGACCAGACAAAAATCGGAAATCCTTTAAGCCGCGAAACGCGCATGGGCTCCATTGTCGGTAAAAATGAAATGGCCGTGCTACAGGAAAAAATCAATTTGCTGAAAGCTGAAACAGAACTCATCTACGACGGAAAGCACGAACTTGTTGATGCCAGTTATGAAAATGGCGCATTCATATCACCAAAAGTATTTTACAACGATAAACCTTTTGAAAAAAATATTTCCCATGAAGTGGAAGCATTCGGTCCGGTTTCTACTTTAATGCCCTACAGAGATGCCGATGAAGCTGCCGCTTTGGCAAAACGCGGAAAAGGCAGTTTGGTGGGTTCCATTATTTCTCACGATGAAAAATTCGTCGCCGAAACTTCCTGGAAAATGGCGTCGAGTCACGGACGAATTTTCGTCCTGAATCGTGATAACGCGAAAGAATCTACCGGCCACGGTTCTCCTTTGCCAACATTAATGCACGGTGGTCCCGGAAGAGCCGGAGGTGGCGAAGAAATGGGCGGTTTGAACGGGCTCCATTTCTTTCTTCAGAAAACTGCAATTCAGGGTTCGCCGGATATTTTGACGGCGATCACAAAAATCTACCAACAAGGAGCCGATAAAAAATATTCGGATAAGCATCCATTCAATAAATATTTTGAAGAGGTGGAAATCGGTGATTCTCTTGAAACTGCCGGCAGAACCGTTACAGAAGCTGATATCGTTAATTTTTCCAATGTTTCCTGGGATCATTTCTACGCCCACACCGATGCAACTTCGCTGAACGGAACCATTTTCGATAAAACGGTGGCGCACGGGTATTTCATTTTATCAGCTGCTGCCGGATTATTTGTTTCCGGCAAGAAAGGTCCGGTTATCGCGAATTATGGCTTAGAAAATGCCAGCTTCTTTAAACCCGTTTATGCAGGCGATACCATTACGGTGTATTTGACGGCGAAAGAAAAAATCAATAAAGGCGTAAAAGGCAGAAATATTCCTTCCGGTGTTGTGAAATGGCTGGTGGAAGTGGTAAATCAGCGGGATGAAATTGTATGCGTTGCTACCATTTTAACACTTGTCGCAAAACAATCACCGTTTGTTGAGTTGAAGGTTAGAAGCACGCAAAAAATGCTGAATGGTTTGACGGAAAATTCTGAAAGAAAGTTTGGAATGATGTCGCCCCAGCTAATGGTTGAACATTTGGAAGAAGTGTTGCGAAATGGTTTTGGATCTTTGCAGGCTTCAGACTTTCCTGAAATTCCTGCGGATAAACTGGAACTTCTTCAGGACTGGATTTATACGGATCAAAAAATCAGGCCCGGAGCTCAGTATCCACTTCTAAAAGAAGGCGAAGAGCCGCAACTGCGCTATAAAAATCTTACCGAAGCCAAAGAAAAGCTCCTTGAAACTTTGAAGGAATTCCTCATTTATTACCGCGAAAATCCGCAAGCTGAACATTTCCATCCGCGATTTGGGATGCTGAATAAAGAAATGATGGAACTGTTCCATAGAAAGCATTTCACCCATCATTTCGAGCAGTTTGGGCTGATATAA
- the tnpA gene encoding IS200/IS605 family transposase, which yields MPNTYSQIYLQLVFATKGRENKIGVAIKDELEKYICGIFRNKGQKVIAIYANPDHIHILFSYKNLQITVSDLVKVVKTESTNFINDSKLLSTRFYWQEGYGIFSYSKSHKDAVTNYILNQGEHHRKKNFREEYHDFLQKFGIDYDEKYLFEFYD from the coding sequence ATGCCAAACACTTATTCACAAATATATTTACAGCTGGTCTTTGCCACAAAAGGCAGAGAAAACAAAATAGGTGTGGCTATTAAAGATGAGCTTGAAAAATACATCTGCGGTATTTTCCGAAATAAAGGTCAGAAGGTTATTGCCATCTATGCAAATCCAGATCATATTCATATTTTATTCAGCTATAAAAACCTACAGATTACTGTATCTGACCTAGTAAAAGTGGTTAAAACAGAATCAACTAATTTTATAAATGATAGTAAGCTGCTAAGCACTAGATTTTATTGGCAGGAAGGTTATGGTATTTTTTCATATTCTAAAAGCCATAAGGATGCGGTGACAAATTATATTTTAAACCAAGGTGAGCATCATCGAAAGAAAAATTTTCGGGAAGAATATCATGATTTTCTCCAAAAATTTGGAATTGATTATGACGAAAAATATCTTTTTGAATTCTATGATTAA
- a CDS encoding SMUG2 DNA glycosylase family protein, giving the protein MKTFGEKVVDFNKKLHYPGELPDGFDVLNPFFDNEETLTVMTSFYSKFYNDLNHRKFIIGINPSRHGAGVTGVPFTDTKRLESVCGIEMKSAHTHEISSVFLYDVIQQYGGPEKFYSEFYINSPFPLAITRRTPRGSLNANYYDEKTLFLAVKNFMTESIKNHIKLGLDTSEVFILGKKNATFIEKLNAENHFFDRLTVLEHPRYIQQYKSKEKQQYIDKYIIALNNKQ; this is encoded by the coding sequence ATGAAAACTTTCGGCGAAAAAGTAGTCGACTTTAATAAAAAATTACATTACCCGGGCGAACTTCCGGACGGTTTTGATGTGCTCAATCCGTTTTTTGATAACGAAGAAACTCTAACTGTAATGACCAGTTTTTACAGCAAATTTTATAATGACCTTAACCATCGGAAGTTTATCATCGGTATCAATCCCAGCCGTCATGGCGCGGGAGTAACCGGCGTTCCTTTTACCGACACCAAAAGGCTTGAAAGCGTTTGCGGCATCGAAATGAAATCTGCGCACACGCACGAAATTTCTTCGGTTTTTCTGTATGATGTCATTCAGCAGTACGGCGGCCCGGAGAAGTTTTACAGCGAATTTTATATTAATTCACCTTTTCCGCTCGCAATTACTCGCCGCACGCCTCGAGGTTCGCTGAATGCGAATTATTATGACGAAAAAACCCTCTTTTTAGCGGTAAAAAATTTCATGACCGAAAGTATCAAAAACCATATAAAATTAGGTCTGGACACTTCTGAAGTTTTCATTCTCGGAAAGAAAAACGCTACTTTTATAGAAAAATTAAATGCTGAAAACCATTTTTTTGACCGTTTGACGGTGCTGGAACATCCACGCTATATTCAGCAATACAAAAGCAAAGAAAAACAGCAGTACATCGACAAATACATAATTGCCTTAAATAACAAACAATGA
- a CDS encoding enoyl-CoA hydratase/isomerase family protein, with protein MNNGFVNQELKNNISEITFGHPKSNSLPGEILEKLAQTILESGKDENVKAILLKSAGEKAFCAGASFDELLSIDELENSKIFFGGFAKVLNAMRSCGKLVIVRVQGKTTGGGVGIACAADYCFATKDSAMALTELNLGIGPFVIGPYVERKIGKSAYSAMSIDADFRSAGWCEKHDVYHSVSGDIAEMDAQLQLFLEKLSQRSSDALALIKKVSWEGTENFDELMPERIHMSASLILEDSAKKNIGVIKEKLRAK; from the coding sequence ATGAACAACGGATTTGTAAATCAGGAACTTAAAAATAATATTTCAGAAATCACTTTCGGTCATCCAAAAAGCAATTCTTTGCCGGGCGAAATTTTAGAGAAACTCGCTCAAACGATTTTAGAAAGCGGAAAAGATGAAAATGTAAAAGCAATTTTATTAAAATCAGCAGGTGAAAAAGCATTTTGCGCCGGCGCAAGTTTCGATGAATTACTTTCCATTGACGAACTGGAAAACTCTAAAATATTCTTTGGCGGATTTGCAAAAGTTCTCAATGCAATGCGCTCTTGCGGAAAACTGGTCATCGTGCGCGTTCAGGGAAAAACCACCGGCGGCGGTGTTGGCATTGCGTGCGCGGCAGATTATTGTTTTGCCACCAAAGATTCCGCCATGGCATTAACAGAACTTAATTTGGGAATCGGGCCGTTTGTTATCGGGCCTTATGTGGAAAGAAAAATCGGCAAATCAGCCTATTCCGCTATGTCGATTGATGCTGATTTCCGTTCTGCAGGCTGGTGTGAAAAACATGATGTTTACCATTCAGTTTCCGGCGATATTGCCGAAATGGACGCGCAACTTCAGCTTTTCCTGGAAAAACTTTCGCAAAGAAGTTCTGACGCTTTGGCTTTAATTAAAAAAGTTTCCTGGGAAGGCACGGAAAATTTTGATGAATTGATGCCGGAAAGAATTCACATGAGCGCCAGCTTAATTTTGGAAGATTCGGCGAAGAAAAATATCGGCGTCATCAAAGAAAAATTACGTGCTAAATAG
- a CDS encoding SDR family NAD(P)-dependent oxidoreductase produces MKNVLILGANSDVAKQCVLRYVARGFSVVAASRDLDSLQIFVEENHLEKNVKIVFFDAADFPSHQKFYAELSSKPHIVIYAAGFLVKNEKALHHFENAKRMMEVNYMGAVSILNIIAMDKSNKNLERIIGLSSLSGVRGRKSNFVYGSTKAAFITYLAGLRQELSARKITVNVLVSGYINTKINAGLALNKSLLMEPAYVAEHIVNAGNNFTIVPNWKWKIIYFILKILPEKFVAKLP; encoded by the coding sequence ATGAAAAACGTTCTCATTCTCGGCGCGAATTCCGATGTCGCAAAGCAATGTGTCCTCCGATATGTTGCGCGCGGTTTTTCAGTTGTAGCTGCTTCGCGTGATTTGGATTCTCTTCAAATTTTTGTGGAGGAAAATCATCTGGAAAAAAATGTTAAAATCGTTTTTTTCGATGCTGCGGATTTTCCGTCACATCAAAAATTTTATGCGGAGCTTTCTAGCAAACCTCACATCGTAATTTATGCCGCAGGTTTTTTAGTGAAAAATGAAAAAGCGCTTCACCATTTTGAAAATGCAAAACGCATGATGGAAGTAAATTATATGGGCGCGGTTTCAATTTTGAATATTATTGCAATGGACAAATCCAACAAAAATTTAGAAAGAATTATTGGATTGTCTTCGCTTTCGGGAGTTCGAGGGCGGAAGAGCAATTTTGTTTACGGAAGTACGAAAGCTGCTTTTATCACTTATCTTGCGGGCTTGAGACAGGAATTATCAGCTCGGAAAATCACCGTAAATGTTCTGGTGAGCGGTTACATCAATACGAAAATAAATGCCGGTTTAGCGCTGAATAAATCTTTATTAATGGAGCCTGCCTACGTCGCGGAACATATCGTGAACGCGGGCAACAATTTCACCATTGTTCCGAATTGGAAATGGAAAATCATTTATTTTATCCTGAAAATTTTACCCGAAAAATTCGTGGCAAAATTACCCTAA